ATTCTAATAAATCTATACTAGGATTTGACTTTCCCGATTCAACAAGACTTATTTGCCCTGGTGTAATTCTTTCTCCAGCTAAATCCTTAAGAGTCAACGATTTTTCTTTTCTAAGTCTTTTTATCTTTTCTCCTAAAGACATTATCTCCATAAATAACCTCTTCCTTTTCCCCATTTTATTACATTACTCTTCTTTTCTTTTTTAATTATAACATATTTTACACAATTATTCAAAAAAATTATAAAAAAATTCAAGTTTTCTTATATTTTTTGTATTTATAATAAATATATCCTTTTCTGTTTTTTCTATAAAAATGCATCATAATTTATATTATGATGCATCTTATAACTATATTCTATTATCAATTATTGAATAATATAAATCTTCAGCTTTACACGCTACATTTTTTCCCATTTTATTAATTCTTCTTTTTGTTTTTCTGTCTAAATTAGGAACAACAGTAGCCATTGCCATGGCTCCCAATATCATACCTACACCTAAAGTTGTAACTCCTCTCATTTTCATGTTAACTCCTCCTTTTAATAATATATATTTATTGTTTACATATTATTTTTTTATATTCTTATATATAAAAAGGAGTCACTATAAAAGTTAATTTTTAGGTTCATATTTATATCTTGCTAATTGATTTTCAAAATTTCCTTTTACTATATCAATATATTTTCTTCTTAATTTTTGTTGTTCTAATTTTTCTTCTTCATTAAGTCCTTCTTCTTTACTTTTCTTATATAAAAAATTTATTCTTTCTATCATCTTATCCATATCCATTATAAAATTCACTCCTATATAAATTATAATTCAAATTGTATTATAACCTAATACTAGTGTATTATCAATTTATATAGAAAAATAGGCTCTCGCCAACAAATTAGTATTTGTATTACGACAGCCTATTTTTTATAAATAATTTAAATTATTATATATTAAATAATAATTCAGAGTAAGTTGGTAATGGCCATACTTCAGAATCTACTATAGTTTCAAGAGTGTCTACATCTTCTCTTAATTCATTCATCTTAGCAAATACATCATTTCTATATGATGACGCCATTTCATATGAATCTTCAATTACTTCTGCTTTCTTAACTGCTTTTTCTAATGCAGAAACTTTTTCTTTTATAGATGCAGCTAAATTAGAAACTGAAACTAGTAAATCAGCTTGTACAGAAGTATTTACTTCTATTCCAGTAGCTTTAATTTCATTAATAGAAGCTGCTAAATTAGTAGCATAATCAACAGCTACAGGTAATATTTGTCTTCTAACCATTTCTATAGATGTTAATGCTTCAATATTTATAGTTTTAGAGTAATTTTCAAGAGTAATTTCATAACGTGATTGAGATTCTTCTCTAGTTAATACACCATGTTTCTCTAAAACAGCCATATTCTTTTCTTTTATCATTTCTTTAGTTGCTTCAACAGTGCTAGTAAGGTTTGGTAATCCTCTTCTTGCTGCTTCATCAACCCATTCATCAGAATAACCATTGCCATTAAAGATAATTCTCTTATGATCTTTAACTGTTTCTTTAATAATAGCTATCATTTCAGCTTGTACATCTGTAGCTTTTTCAAGTCTATCAGCAAATCCTTCTAAGATTTCTGCAACAGCTGTATTTAATACAAAGTTTGGTCCTGAAATTGACGCAGCAGATGGAGTCATTCTAAATTCAAATTTGTTTCCTGTAAATGCAAATGGTGATGTTCTATTTCTATCAGTAGCATCCTTAGGAAGTAATGGTAAAGTAGAAACTCCTATTTCTAAACTACTTACTTCTTCAGCTTTTGCAACTTTTCCTTCTTCTATTTCTCTTAATATTGAGTCTAATTGTTCACCAAGGAAAATAGAGATTATTGCTGGTGGTGCTTCATTTGCTCCTAAACGGTGATCATTTCCTGCACTTGCAGCTGATAATCTTAATAATCCAGCATATTCATCAACTGCTGCAATTACAGCGGATAAGAATAGTAAAAATTGAGTATTACTTTCTGGAGACTTACCTGGTTCTAATAAATTTTCACCATCATCTGTAGCCATTGACCAGTTATTGTGTTTTCCAGATCCATTTACTCCAGCAAATGGCTTTTCATGTAATAAACATACTAATCCATGTCTTAGTGCAACCTTCTTCATTATTTCCATTGTTAATTGGTTATGATCTGTTGCAATATTAGTTGTTGAAAATATTGGTGCTAATTCATGTTGTGCAGGTGCAACTTCATTATGCTTAGTTTTAGCAGCAATTCCAAGTTTCCAAAGTTCCTCATCTAATTCCTTCATATAACTTGAAACTCTTTCTTTAATTGTTCCAAAATAATGATCTTCTAATTCTTGTCCTTTAGATGCCATAGCTCCAAATAAAGTTCTTCCAGTCAAAATAAGATCTTTTCTTTTTTCATATAAATTCTTATCTATTAAGAAATATTCTTGTTCTGGTCCAACAGTTGTTATAACTCTCTTTGCTGTAGTGTTTCCAATTGCTTTTAATACACGCATAGCTTGTACAGATAATGCTTCCATAGAACGTAATAATGGAGTCTTTTTATCAAGAGCTTCTCCATTATATGAACAGAATGCTGTTGGTATGCATAAAGCACCGTCCTTTACAAAAGCTGGTGATGTGCAATCCCAAGCTGTATATCCTCTTGCTTCAAAAGTAGCTCTTAATCCTCCAGATGGGAATGAGGAAGCATCTGGCTCACCTTTTATTAATTCTTTTCCAGAAAACTCAAGAATTACTTTTCCATCATCTGTTGGATTTATAAATGAGTCATGCTTTTCAGCTGTTATGCCTGTCATTGGTTGGAACCAATGTGTATAATGTGTAGCTCCTTTTTCAAGTGCCCAATCCTTCATTGCTGAAGCAACAACATCAGCAATTTCAGGTGATAATGTTTTTCCTTCTTCTATAGTCTTCTTTAAAGCCTTATAAGTTGCCTTAGGAAGACGTTCTTTCATTACAGAATCATTAAATACATAAGATCCAAAAATTTCATTTAATTCACTCATACTAATCTCTCCTTATAACAAAAAGGCGTCCTCAAATAACGATAAATCTATATCCTAAATCTATCTGTTAATTGAAAACGCCATTGCTTTCATCGATTTTATCTTATGTATATATTTTAGCAAATAATGAGTCATTTGTAAAATACTTTTTTATATTTATTTTAAATTTATATATTTTAAAAAACAAAATTCATCATAAAAATGAAGTGAAATAAGCTGCCTGCCATTACGAATAGATGGAATATCTCATGGAATCCTAATGCTTTGAAACAATTAGGTTTCTCTAAACCATAAATTACTCCTCCTATAGTATACATTACCCCTCCTAAAAAAAGTAATAGTATTCCTTGAAATTTAACAACTTGCCATAATGGATATATAAACACTAAACACATCCATCCCATAAATATATAAATTCCTGTTGATAGTCCCCTTGGACATTCTATCCAAAATATTTTTAAAAATACTCCTGAGACTGCCATAATCCATACTATAGCCAGGCATACATATCCTAATACTCCATTTAATGTTATAAGACAAACTGGAGTATATGTGCCAGCAATAAGAACAAAAATCATAGAATGATCCAACTTCTTTAATACATTTATAACTTTCTCCTTAGCATTAACTGAATGATAGATAGATGATGCACTATACAATAATATTAGGCTGCTTCCAAAAATTACGGCACTAACTATCTTAGATGTACTATTGTTATCACTATATTGACTATTAATAATAAGAATTAACATACCTATAACTGATAATATTGCACCTATTAAGTGAGTAATTCCATTTATAGGTTCTCTAAATTTAGAATACATACCTTCCCCTCCTATACTACTTCATGTAGTTTTCATTTCTACGTCTTAATATATATACATAATAACATATGCATTCAATTTCTACAATATGAATTGTTATTTATTTTTTTTTATTTTATAATATATATAAATAACATACAGGTAGGTGCTTATATTTATGAACGAAAATGCAATATTTGAATTTCCAGAATCAATTTTTATTACAGACATCCCCATTGATGAAATACCTAGTATTGATTTATATATGGATCAAGTTATATCACTTTTTGAGACAAATTTATCCTCATCTAAGAGAAATATAGAAGATGCAATTCTTACAAAAACTATGATAAATAATTATTCAAAAAGTAAGCTTCTTATGAGCTCTAATAAAAAGAAATACTCTAAAAATCATATTATATTGATGATTCTTATATATAATTTGAAACAAATTTTATCTATTACAGATATAAAAAAACTTCTTAATCCTTTGGTAACAGATTATGAGAATAACACAGAAATTTTTGATATTCAAAAAATATATACAGACTTTCTTTTTATGAAAAATAAATATATACTTTCTAATGAAGTTGATTTTAATAGCATGACAGAAGAGATTAAAAGTTTATATGAAGACCATACTGAACAAAGTTTTTTAGAAAAGCTACTCTATATTCTTCTTACCTCTTCTCTCTCTATCAGATATAAACGAATTTCTGAATTCTTAATAGATTCTATTTAATAAATAAAATAAACTGCTTTGTAATATTTTTTTCTTTTACAAAACAGTTTATTTATTTTAATATAAAATTTTATCATTTCTTTAATATGTCATAGAAAATATATATTTGTCAGCCTGTTAATTCTTCAGTATATATTTTATTCAATGCTAATGATGGATTTGTTTCTAATCTTAATGCTAATCTAGGGTTTGTTTGTAAGTTTAATGCAAGTCTAGGGTTTATTCCTTCGATATATCCTATATTTAAGTAATCATTAGGTCCATAATAATTTAACTCACCATTTTTATATGCATTTAATAAACTATCTCCCATTTCACACCCCTTATTGTAATTTCCTATTTTTAATATATTCTACAGAAATCTATAAGTTACAAAATACAAAAATAAATAAGATAGAAAATATCTCTATCCTCTATCTTATAAACTTAATTTTATATTAGAATGTCTCCATATATTGTTGATACCATAACAGCTTTTATTGTATGCATTCTATTTTCAGCTTCTTGAAAAACAACAGAAGCTTCACTTTCAAATACTTCATCAGTTACTTCCATATCTTTAATTCCAAATTTATTATAAATTTCTTTTGATACTTCTGTATTCAGATCATGAAACGCTGGAAGACAATGCATGAACTTAACGTCTTTATTACCAGTTTTCTTTAAAATATCCATAGTGACTTTATATTTTTCTAATGATTTTATTCTGTGTTCCCATACTGATTTATCTTCTCCCATTGATACCCATACATCTGTATATATATAATCTGAATCTTTAACATCTTCAATATCATCCGAAATTATAATCTTACCTCCGGACACCTCAGCATTAGTATTACACATCTCTACAAAAGATTTATCAGGAACTAAATCTTTAGGTGATATAACCTTAAAAGTCATTCCAATTTTAGATGCACCTATCATAAGTGCCCTTGCCATATTATTACGTCCATCACCTAAATATGATAATGTTATCTCCTCTAATTTTTTGTTGGAAGTTTCTACTATTGTTAAGAAATCAGCTAAAATTTGTGTAGGATGATCTTCGTCTGTAAGTCCATTCCATACTGGCAATTTTGAATATAAAGCCAACTCCTCCACTGACTTTTGTGAATATCCTCTAAATTCAATTCCATCATACATTCCAGCCAATACTCTAGCTGTATCTTTTATTGACTCTTTTTTTCCAACCTGTGATCCTGTAGAACCTAAATATGTTGTATGTGCTCCCTGATCATATGCCGCTACTTCAAAAGAGCATCTTGTTCTTGTAGAATCTTTTTCAAAAATTAGTGCAATATTTTTCCCTCTTAAATATTGATTTTCACAACCTAATTTTTTATCATTCTTCAACTTTTTAGCTACTTCAAGTAAATATATAATTTCTTCTTTTGAATAATCATTCAGCGTTAATAAACTCTTTCCTTTTAAATTCATATATAGCCCCCCTTTATTAAGATATATATCGCTACTCTGAATATTTATGCATAAATAAATAATATTTATACATAATATATCATATCTTTCCTTTTATGTCAAATAAGATATTGTTTTGAAATAAACTTTATTGAATATATTAAAATTAGGATATAATTATGTAGGCAAATTAATTTTCATGGAAGAGTTCATCATAATAATTGTTATGAAAAATTGATTCAAATACGATGAATAAATGATAAATCTTTAAGACATTATAAAAGAAAGACTGTAGCATACTGTTATTTATTATGCTACAGTCTAATTGTTATTCCACTGTTACTGACTTGGCAAGATTTCTTGGCATATCTACGTTAAGTCCCTTATGCTTTGCTATATAATATGATAATAATTGAAGTGGTACAACAGTTAGTATAGGTGTAAATAAATCTATTGTTTCCGAAATTACTATATTAGTAAATTCCTTATGCTCAGTAGATGAAACACAGTAAATTTCCGCACCTCTAGTCATAACTTCTCTTAAATTAGAATGTGTTTTTTCTTCAATTCTCATTGATCCACATACTGCAATTATTTTTGTACCTTTTTCAACTAGAGCAATCGGTCCATGCTTTAACTCTCCAGCTGCATATCCTGTACAATTAATATAAGTTATTTCCTTTACCTTTAAGGCTCCTTCTAAAGCCACTGGATAATCATAATCTCTTCCCAAGAAAATTAATGATTGTTCATCTTTTAATTCTTCTGCTAAAGCAGCAATTCTATCTTCAGAATCAAGAATTGTTTCTATTGATTTAGGTAATTGATATAATTTACTTATATACTCTTTTGATTCTTCTTCAGTTAAAATTCCTTTAGTGTATGCCATCTCTATAGCAACTAAATATAATAAAGTTAATTGTGCAACATATGCTTTTGTTGATGCAACAGAAATTTCGGCTCCTGCTCTAGTATAAAATACTTTATCACACTCTCTAGATACAGATGATCCAATAACATTAGTTATTCCAATAACTGCAGCTGCTTTGCCCTTCCACTTTCTTACAGCTTCAAGAGTATCTGCAGTTTCTCCAGATTGACTTATTACAATTACTAAAGTATTTGAGTCTACTATTGGATTTCTATATCTAAATTCAGAAGCTACATCTGTTTCAACTGGAATACGTGCTAACGTCTCTATTGCCATTTTACCACTTAAACCAGCATGATAAGCAGTTCCGCATCCTACTAAATAAATTCTATTTATATTACTTAACATCTCTTTGTCAAAAGTAATTTTTCTAAAGAATCCAGTGTTTTGATCAATAACAGAATCTAAAGTATTTTTAGTAACTTCTGGTTGCTCATGAATTTCTTTTAGCATATAATGCTCATAATTTCCTTTACTAACATTTTCTTTTTTCCAATCCACTTTATAAATAGCTTTTTCTATTACATTGTTATTTCTATCTACAATCTTTATTCCTTCATCTGTAATTATTACAAATTCATTGTCATCTAATAAATATACATCAGTAGTATAGTCTAAAATAGCTGGGATATCTGAAGCTATAAAGTTTTCATTTTCTCCTATTCCAACTATTAATGGACTTTGCTTTCTAACACCTACTAATTTGTTATTATCTTTAGAAGATACAACTCCTAAAGCATAACTACCTTTTAACATATCTGTAGCCTTCATCACAGCAGTTTCAATATTATCTTCATAAAGATAATCTATAAGTTTTGGTATAACTTCTGTATCAGTATCAGAATAAAACTCATATCCTTTTTCAGCTAAAAAAGCTTTTAACTCTTTATAGTTTTCTATAATACCATTATGCACTACAGCTA
Above is a genomic segment from Clostridium bornimense containing:
- a CDS encoding DUF1836 domain-containing protein codes for the protein MNENAIFEFPESIFITDIPIDEIPSIDLYMDQVISLFETNLSSSKRNIEDAILTKTMINNYSKSKLLMSSNKKKYSKNHIILMILIYNLKQILSITDIKKLLNPLVTDYENNTEIFDIQKIYTDFLFMKNKYILSNEVDFNSMTEEIKSLYEDHTEQSFLEKLLYILLTSSLSIRYKRISEFLIDSI
- the glmS gene encoding glutamine--fructose-6-phosphate transaminase (isomerizing) is translated as MCGIVGYLGKRPVTDVLVNGLSNLQYRGYDSAGVAVVNENCISIVKKEGKLENLESALESTPVSGCVGIAHTRWATHGKPSDINSHPHYNADKTIAVVHNGIIENYKELKAFLAEKGYEFYSDTDTEVIPKLIDYLYEDNIETAVMKATDMLKGSYALGVVSSKDNNKLVGVRKQSPLIVGIGENENFIASDIPAILDYTTDVYLLDDNEFVIITDEGIKIVDRNNNVIEKAIYKVDWKKENVSKGNYEHYMLKEIHEQPEVTKNTLDSVIDQNTGFFRKITFDKEMLSNINRIYLVGCGTAYHAGLSGKMAIETLARIPVETDVASEFRYRNPIVDSNTLVIVISQSGETADTLEAVRKWKGKAAAVIGITNVIGSSVSRECDKVFYTRAGAEISVASTKAYVAQLTLLYLVAIEMAYTKGILTEEESKEYISKLYQLPKSIETILDSEDRIAALAEELKDEQSLIFLGRDYDYPVALEGALKVKEITYINCTGYAAGELKHGPIALVEKGTKIIAVCGSMRIEEKTHSNLREVMTRGAEIYCVSSTEHKEFTNIVISETIDLFTPILTVVPLQLLSYYIAKHKGLNVDMPRNLAKSVTVE
- a CDS encoding DUF896 domain-containing protein — encoded protein: MDMDKMIERINFLYKKSKEEGLNEEEKLEQQKLRRKYIDIVKGNFENQLARYKYEPKN
- the trhA gene encoding PAQR family membrane homeostasis protein TrhA — translated: MYSKFREPINGITHLIGAILSVIGMLILIINSQYSDNNSTSKIVSAVIFGSSLILLYSASSIYHSVNAKEKVINVLKKLDHSMIFVLIAGTYTPVCLITLNGVLGYVCLAIVWIMAVSGVFLKIFWIECPRGLSTGIYIFMGWMCLVFIYPLWQVVKFQGILLLFLGGVMYTIGGVIYGLEKPNCFKALGFHEIFHLFVMAGSLFHFIFMMNFVF
- a CDS encoding glutamine synthetase III — translated: MSELNEIFGSYVFNDSVMKERLPKATYKALKKTIEEGKTLSPEIADVVASAMKDWALEKGATHYTHWFQPMTGITAEKHDSFINPTDDGKVILEFSGKELIKGEPDASSFPSGGLRATFEARGYTAWDCTSPAFVKDGALCIPTAFCSYNGEALDKKTPLLRSMEALSVQAMRVLKAIGNTTAKRVITTVGPEQEYFLIDKNLYEKRKDLILTGRTLFGAMASKGQELEDHYFGTIKERVSSYMKELDEELWKLGIAAKTKHNEVAPAQHELAPIFSTTNIATDHNQLTMEIMKKVALRHGLVCLLHEKPFAGVNGSGKHNNWSMATDDGENLLEPGKSPESNTQFLLFLSAVIAAVDEYAGLLRLSAASAGNDHRLGANEAPPAIISIFLGEQLDSILREIEEGKVAKAEEVSSLEIGVSTLPLLPKDATDRNRTSPFAFTGNKFEFRMTPSAASISGPNFVLNTAVAEILEGFADRLEKATDVQAEMIAIIKETVKDHKRIIFNGNGYSDEWVDEAARRGLPNLTSTVEATKEMIKEKNMAVLEKHGVLTREESQSRYEITLENYSKTINIEALTSIEMVRRQILPVAVDYATNLAASINEIKATGIEVNTSVQADLLVSVSNLAASIKEKVSALEKAVKKAEVIEDSYEMASSYRNDVFAKMNELREDVDTLETIVDSEVWPLPTYSELLFNI
- a CDS encoding YtxH domain-containing protein: MKMRGVTTLGVGMILGAMAMATVVPNLDRKTKRRINKMGKNVACKAEDLYYSIIDNRI
- the argF gene encoding ornithine carbamoyltransferase — protein: MNLKGKSLLTLNDYSKEEIIYLLEVAKKLKNDKKLGCENQYLRGKNIALIFEKDSTRTRCSFEVAAYDQGAHTTYLGSTGSQVGKKESIKDTARVLAGMYDGIEFRGYSQKSVEELALYSKLPVWNGLTDEDHPTQILADFLTIVETSNKKLEEITLSYLGDGRNNMARALMIGASKIGMTFKVISPKDLVPDKSFVEMCNTNAEVSGGKIIISDDIEDVKDSDYIYTDVWVSMGEDKSVWEHRIKSLEKYKVTMDILKKTGNKDVKFMHCLPAFHDLNTEVSKEIYNKFGIKDMEVTDEVFESEASVVFQEAENRMHTIKAVMVSTIYGDILI